From the Deinococcus aetherius genome, the window CGCCGTCTTCATCCTCGCCACCTCCGCCGCCGCCCAGACCTCCCAGGTGAGCGGGTACGCCACCCTGATCGCCATCGGCCAGGTCCGGGGCATCCAGCCGCCCCTCACCGTCGCCCGGTTGCAGAAGGTGCAGCCGAACTCCGCCGCCGCCAGGGCCATCAGCGAGAAGCTGCGGGTTTCCCCGGCCGCCCTCGCGAGCCTGCTGAAGTACGGCAACACCCTCGCCCCCACCTCGCTCGTCACCCAGGCCGTGCTGGAGTCGGCGACGGGCAAGACCCTCTTCCAGAATGCCGTCGCCGGGCTGATTCAGCAAAACCCCACCCTCGCCGTCAACACCCAGCAGAGCCTCAGCAGCCTCCTGAGTGACCCGGCGGCCCTCGCGGCGGCCAACCAGGCGGCGGCGGCTGCCGGGCAGCCCGTCACCCCGCGCGGCGGTGGGAACTGACCCTCACGGTCACCGGACAGCCAGCAAGCAGCGGGGAGGGGACGCAGCCGACGCGTCCCCTCCCCCGTTGAGGTCCGGCGTTACTTCGCCAGTGCGCGCTCCAGCACGGCCCGCACTTCACCGCCCGGCGCGACCCTCTGCGCGCCCAGGGCGCGGCCCTGCGCCAATCCCTGCGCGGTGAGCATGGCCTGCGCCCGGGCCGCCTGGGTGCCCAGCTTGGACTCGGTGCTCACCTGCACGAACGCGAAGACGGCCGTCTGCGCGTTGCCCGCCGCATCGACCCAGCTCCCCTGGCCCTTGATCGTCGCGTGATCCTGTTCCTTCTCCACCCGGCCGTCCACGTCGGCCATTTCGAAGCGGGTCGTCTTGGTGCCCTTGGGCACCATGCCGATGACAAGCTGCACGCTCCCCGAGATGCTCGCCGAACCGATCAGGCCGTTCCCCTGCTCGTCGTACTGCTTGCAGTCCAACTGCACACACCAGGACATGAAGCCGCCGCCCGCGTTCTTCAGGTCGTTGTCCGAGTACTTGGTGGTGATGCTCGCCAAGCCGTACCGCTGGCTGCCGTCGGCGAGTTTCGCCACGAACACCCAGTCACCCCGGTAGGGAACGCGGGCGTCGCTCGACTGCGTCACGCTGGCACTGGGGTTGTAGGGGTAGGACGTGTCGGGCGTGACGGTTCCGCCCCCACCGCCACAGGCCGTCAAACCCAGCAGCAGGGTTCCCAGCAGAAGAACTCTTTTCATCTCTTTTCCTCCTCAAGCAAAACGTGGGCCTGATAAGCAAAGCGGGGCGCCCTCACATCCGTCTCGAGCCGAGACAGAGCGTGAGTGGACGGAGTTAGGTTCTGAAACGTCGTCCGTCTTGGAGGCCAGAGGGCGTGCGCTACCTCATAAATATCATCGTCGAGACTCAGCCTTTTCTCCGTCAAAAATTTCTCTCTGCCTTTTGACTCCGCTCTTTACAATGACGGCACGCTGACCGCCTCTCTCGATCATGCGTCTTCATTTATGACCAGAACCTTACGCTTTCCCTGGTATCTCTGCGTACCTCTGCTGCTACCGCTCGCCTTTCCCATCCGGGGGGCCGTCACCGACCTGCGGGCCTGGCAGCTCTCCCGCCAGGCGGAGACGCGTCAGAACCTCGCGCTGTTCGACGAGGCGCTGGCGTTGCGGCGGCAGGCAGTCCTCGCCCGGCCCGGGGACGCGAGGGCGCAACTGGCGCTGGCCGAGCGGGCGCGGGGCCTGTGGTACTTCCGCGACACAGAGACGCTGCGGCGGGAGGCCGACGTCGCCTTCGGACGAGCCACCGAGTTGAGTCCCCACTGGCCGGTGCCCCACTACGAGCACGCCCGCATGTACGCCTTCAAGGCCCAGCACGCCCGCGCCCTGAGCCTGCTGGCCCCGGCCCTCGACCTCGACCCGAACAATGCCGGGTACTGGCTGGAGCGGGCGCGGCTCCTGGGGGCGCTCGGCCGGGCCACGGAGGCGCGGGCGGCCTACGGGCGGTGCCTCGGGCTGAAGTGGAGCCGCGAGTGCGAGCGGGGGGCGCGATGACGACGGCGAGCCGCGTCCTCTCCCCCACCGCCCGCCCGGCGCGGCTTCTGGAGCGCGCCGCGCTCGGCACGGCCCTGGTCACGCTCCTGTGGGGTCCCCTGGCCCAGGGCAGCACCTTCGGGTGGGGCTTTTCCGGGCTCACGCTGCTCGGCGGCCTGACGTGCCTCCTGACCCTGCTCGCCGTCGCCGCGCGAGGGCGAGTTCAGGTGGCCCAGCCCCTCTGGGTGGTGTCCGCCCTGGCGCTGCTGGCCTGGATCTGGGCCAGCGTCACCTGGGCGCCGTACACCCTGGAGGCGCAGCGGTGGGCGGGCGTGTGGACCGCCGTCCTGGGCGCGAGCCTGAGCCTGCACCTGCTGTGCCGGACGCGGGCGCGGCAGACGGCCGCCGTCGCCACGCTGCTGCTCGGCGGCGGCGCGGCCGTGGTCGTGGCCGTCTTGCAGGCACGCGGCTTCACGCTGCCGGGCTACGAGGCCCTCCCCGGCACCCCCCGGGAGTACCTCACCGGGCCGTACTTCCACCCCAGCCACTTCAGCGGCTACCTCATCCCGGTCGCGGCGCTCACCTCGACGGCGCTGCTGTGTTCGCGCCCGTCGTGGTCCACCCCCGCGCTCCTCCTGTTGCAGGTCGGGGTGCAGGTGATGAACCTGAGGACGGACGGCAGCAGCATCCCCGCCGTCATCCTCGCCGGGGTGCTGCCCATCGTGGTCTGGGCCTGGACGAAGCGCGCGTGGCTCGGCGCCGCGCTCACGGTCCTGGCGCTGGGGGGGGTGGGGGCGGCGCTGTTCGTCACGACCACCCCCACGGGCACGGCCCTCTTCAACGCCCACAAGGCCGAACTCGGCATCCACAGCCAGGACATGGAGGGCTTTCTGGCGGTCCGGCGCTCCATCCACCACTTCGGCGGGCAGATGTGGGCGGAGCACCCGGCGACGGGTGTCGGCGTCGGCCAGTTCGTCACCGAGTTTCAGAAGTACCGCCTCCCCGCCTCCGACACGCCGGGCAGTGTGGACCAGGCCTTCGTCAACTACGCCCACAGCGACTACCTCCAGATGCTCTCGGAACTGGGCACGCCCGGTCTCGCCCTCTTCCTGCTCTTCCTGCTCACCAGCGTCCTGCGCAAGCCGCGCGGTCTGGCGCCCCTGGCGTGGATCAGCGCCCTCGCCACCCTGCTGCTCACCGGCCTGTACGACAGCCACCTCACCGCGATTCCGGGGACGATGCTCGTCGCCTTCGCCCTCGCGGGCCTGCCGTCCGTGCCGGTGGAAGAGGAGACTCCAGGGGGCGGCTGAGCCGTGCCCTCCACCCGCCCGCCCCGAGCCTTTCTCGGGGTCTTTCGTGTTTCCCATTCGCTTGAGCGGGCCCCCTCCGCCTCCTGCCGTGACGATGGGCGGTCCGCCGGACAACTCCCGAACCCGTCGCCGGACCGGCGCAAGCTCCCCCAAAAGCCGCCTCACCCCGGGCATGCCGATGGGCAGTCCGGGGTGAGGCGCAGGGTCAATGTGGAAGTTGGCGGGGATGAGCGGGAACGAGAGGGTGAGGCGATCTTCCCTCCCCCTCAGTACGCCCCGGAACCCAGCAGCACGACCCGCACGGTGCGCATCAGGATCACGAGGTCGAGCCACACGCTCCAGTTGCGCACGTAGTAGGCGTCCCAGCGCTCCATCCCCGCCGTCCCGCTGTCGGAGCGGCCCGACACTTGCCACAGGCCGGTCATTCCGGGGCGGGCCGCCCAGCGCAGGTCGCGCACAAGCTGAGGCAGCTTCTGCTCGTGGTAGGCGGGCAGCGGCCGTGGGCCCACCAGGCTCATCTCGCCGCGCAGCACGTTCACGAGTTGCGGCAACTCGTCGAGGCTGGTCTTGCGCAGCAGGGCGCCGATGCGGGTGATGCGCGGGTCGCGCCGCAGCTTGAAGTGCGCCTCCCACTCCTCGCGCAGGGCGGGGTCCTCGGCCAGCTTGCGTTGCAGGACTTCCTCGGCGTTCGGGAGCATGGTGCGGAACTTCCAGGTGCGGAAGGGCCGCTCGCCCTCGCCCACGCGCTCCTGCAAGAAGAGCGGGCTGGCCCGGTCCTCCAGCCAGATCAGGAGGCCCAGCAGCAGGCACACGGGCACCCAGACCACGCTCGTCAGGCCCACCGCGAGCACGTCGAGGGCCCGCTTGGTCGCGCGCGCGAGCGGGTCGCTCAGGTTGCGCGACAGTTCCAGGCCCAGCACGCCGCCCAGGTCCCGCGTCTGGGCCCACAGCGACTGCACCCCGAAGAGGTCCGGCACGATCACCACCCGCCGGTACGAGCGCAGCAACTGCTCCAGCAGGGTGATGAGTTCCGAGCGCGACAATCCGGGCAGCGCGACAATCGCCAGGGGGGCCGAGGGCGTCACGTCCCGCCGACCGCCCCACACCGGCACCCCCAGAATCTCCCGCTCCTGCGAGAAGGCGCCGTCGTCGAACACCCCGACTGGCAGGTAGCCGAAGCTCGGGTTGGTCTTGAGGGTCTCGACGAGCATACGGCTGGTCGTCGCGTCGCCGTAGACGACGGCGGGCAGCCCCCAGGCTTTGAAATGCAGCAACAGGTGTTTCGTCAGGGACCGGGCCAGCGGGATGAGCACCGCCGCCGCCAGGAAGCCCAGCAGATGCGCGGGCAGTTCGGCCCACGAGCCTCCCTCCACGAGGTCCACCGCCAGGCCGCGCGCCGTGAACAGCAGGGCCAGGAGGGTCACGGTCAGCCGCAGCTCCTCGGGTGTGCCCAGGCCCCAACTGGGCAGCAGGCGCCGCGAAAGCGCCCCGAGCGGCCACAGGAGCAGCATGAACATGTCCCAGTGCGGGTGGGGTGGCAGATGCAGCACGCCCACGCGCAGCCACGTCACGAACCACAGGGCGAGCATGAGTGCCCCCAGGTCGCCCAGCAGCATTAAGAAACCGTTGAGAAGGCGGCAGCGCAGGTAAGGGAAGTAGGACAGCTCTCGCTTGGATGTTCTCTGGAAAGATGCGGCAATACTCATAACAGCACCTTTCTTCGCTCAGCCAATCTCACGTTATAAGCACAGGAGCGCAGCACTGGACTTACCCAAAGCTCTCTATGGGTTCGTACCCATCAGGCATAAACGGAGTGAAGGATCGTACTCGTGATCGCTGCAACCCGATGTTGCAAAGATACTTAGGGTTCAAGACGATATAACGCTGCCAAAGCCGTTTTGGTTCTTGCACAAGACGAAACAACCATTCAAGCCCGCGATCTTGCATCCAACGTGGTGCTTGCGGGAGCGTTCCGGCATGAAAGTCAAATGCAGCACCCACGGCTAGCACTGGAATGCTCAACGCTTCGCGGTACTCGTACGCCCATACCTCTTGGCGCGGGCAACCCAACCCCACAAATACTACGCCAGCCCCCGATTCATGGATACGTTGCACGATCTGCGCCTTCTCTTCCGCATTGATGCGGCGGAACTTCGATGGCTCCATACCAGCGATACGCAAACCGGGATACTTCCTTTGAAGGTTGTGTGCAAATTTCTGCAACACGTCGGTCTTGCTACCATAGAGGTAGACCGAAATACCCTCGTGGGCACATGCCTCCGCCGAGCGAAGCGTCAGTTCTGGACCATACACGCGGTCAGGAAGCTTTACGTCATGCAACCATCCCAAAGCCCAACGAACGGGTTGTCCATCGGGCACCACCAAGTCCAGTCCGTTGAGACGCCGTTGATGAATTGGGTCCAGCACACCCGTCATCACCCCGTGTACGGCGAGGGCACTTACTGCAAGGGGCAAGCGTAGCTTCGCGTTGCGCACTATACGTGCGACAGCAGTTTCATAGTCCACACCGTGAACATTGATGCCCAGCACGGAGTGTTTACCGAAGTCAAGCATGCGCTGCCCACCGCTCCAGGTTGTACTCGTACATCTCGCGCAGAATGCGCGGTACATCGTATGTAATGCTCCACTCCGGGTAATGCTGCTCAAACTTCGCCAAATCGCTGATGTACCAGATATGGTCACCGCTACGGTTGTCGTCGGTGTAGGTATACTTCAAATCGCGGCCCGTGATCTCTTGGGACATTTGAATGGCCTCTAACATAGAACAATTGCTTTCGCGTCCACCACCAATATTGTACACCTCTGCTATGCGTGGGTTCTGGGAAAAGTGGTAGAACGCTTGAATCAAATCGTGCGAATGAATGTTGTCCCTCACTTGCTTGCCCCTGTAACCGAACACCGTGTAAGGCGTACCAGTCATAGTACATTTCATTAAGTAAGCCAGGAAGCCGTGAAGCTGCGTGCCAGAATGGTTGGGCCCAGTCAGGCAGCCGCCACGAAAGATGCCCGTGTGCATGCCAAAGTACCGCCCGTACTCTTGCACCAGCACGTCTGCCGCCACCTTGGAAGCGCCGAACAGCGAGTGCTTGCTCTGGTCGATAGTCATGTCCTCGGCGATGCCCGACCAGTAGCGGTGACTCGGGTCGATTTCCCAACGCGTTTCCAGTTCTAGCAGCGGCAGGAAGTTGGGCGTATCGCCGTACACCTTATTGGTGGATGTGAAAATGAACGTTGCATCCGGTGCATAGCGACGAGTCGCCTCCAACATGTTGAGCGTTCCGTTCGCATTCACGCTGAAATCTAAGAAGGGATCGCGTGCAGCCCAATCATGCGACGGCTGAGCCGCCGTATGAATGATCAGAGTGATATCCGAGCCGTACGCCTTGTATATCTTCTCGATTGCCTCAAAATCACGGATGTCCACGTTATAATGCCTATAACTAGGTATTTCCAATTCCAAGCGGCGGCGGTTCCATTCTGTGGAAGCTTCGTCACCAAAGAAGAATTTGCGCATGTCATTGTCGAGCCCAACAACGTTCATCCCGATGGATGCAAAAAAGCGGACGGCTTCAGAACCGATAAGGCCAGCGGAACCAGTGATGATGACAGTACTCATATACTCCTCCTCTGTGTCGTTACTTGAACGACGGATTGTGATGTTTCTTGAAGGCTGATGTCGTAGGTCTTGTGGCAAAGTGATGCTGGGGCACTATTTTCTACGCTCCTTGTTGCGCTCAATGGCCAGTTGGTAGATGTCCATCAGCATTTGGTAATTCCGTTCGGCGGTGTACTTGGCTTCGTACTCTCGTCGTGCTTCGTAACGCATGGCGGCAAGAGATTCTGGATGATTGCACAGCCACTCTACCTGCTGCACCAGTGCTGCGGCATCACCAGGGGGGTACAGTAGGCCAGTACGTCCATGCTCTACTAATTCGGTAATACCGCCTGTAGATGTCGCAATCACAGGTGTTCCTTTGGCAAAAGCTTCCACCACAACACGTCCGAACGGTTCGTACCACTCAGACGGCACGACGACGACGCTCGCTTGGCCCATCAGGTCATACACTTCTTGAGGGGATTTGCGTCCTAACCACTCAATGGATGACTGCTTGGTTGCTTCTTGAACTGCTGGCTCTAAAGGACCATCACCAACGATCCGAAGCGGCAAATGTCGACCAACTGTTGCCCAAGCACGAAGAAGCGTTGCCACTCCCTTTTCCTCAGACAGCCGTCCTACAAACAATGCGTATTGCCCAGACCCCTGTCCCATGCCAGGGTCCGGCGTCACGAAGTTTGGTTTTACAACGATTTGTTCAGGGTTGAAGCCTGCCTGCACGTACTTCTGCTTCACAAACTCCGAAACAGCGATATAGATGTCCACCTGCTGCTGGTAAGTACCAAGCAAACGGTGCGAGCTTAGCATTGTTCCAACAACAGCGGAGCCGGCACGGCTACCCCGGTAACAAGCTTTTTGAATACCTGCCCACGGCACGGCACGTCCAACACAAGATTCACAAATCTGACCCTGCCGAAACAGCAAGGCATTGGCACAAATAAGGCGGTAGTTTCGAAGCGATTGAATCACAGTCGCCCCCTTTCGTTGTGCGGCATAGTAAGCCGCAGGCGAAATTAAGGGGAAAGTGTTTTGGAAGTGGGCAATATTTACTTTGTTGCGTTCAATCAGCCGAGCTATTGTGCGAGCCGAAGAGCTGTTCCAAACTGTAAACATTGCTGCTTGTGCCGACCCGATCCGCTCAATCACCTCATTGTGCACAGTGTGACGGATAACTTGGTGACCATTTGACTCTATTACGCCTGCCTCAGCACCAAAGCTTTGGTCCTCACCGCCCGGCTGCTGGTAAAAATTATGTGCCATCAGTATATTCACTTAGTAACTCCATACCCTAATGGGCGAGCACCAAGCAACCCGGTAATCATTCCTGCACCACGAGCCAAAGAAAAGAGCGCGTGTGTTGTGTAACGTGTACCAAGAGCAGCGTCTATAATGGTTGCAGCAGGAAGTAGTGCACTGCTTATGGTAATACGGGAGGTAGCATTTGCTAAGCGGCGTGGCATAGCGGGAAAAATAGGAAGAAGGTCACGTTCAACGCGCGCGATTATACTGCCGCTGCGAAATGCGCGCCGTAGTAACCAGCGTAAGGTTAGACGATCATTATTCATGTGTTCATGAATCACAGCTTCGTCCGCCCAAATCATCTTCAATCCTGCTAGGTAACAGCGAGTAGAGAAATCCGTATCCTCCCCACCTGTGCGAGAATAACGTTCATCGAAAAGGCCAACTTTTTGAAATACTTCGCGCCGCAATAACACATTGCCCGCTCCGAAAGCCTTAATGACTGTTCCTGTCGTATGTCGTTTCCTTGAGAAGAACGGTGCAATTGCCTGTACGGCTTGATCTTCCTGTGGAATGATGGCGATTACGGGACCAGCAACAGCATCCGCATTGAAGATGCGTTGTGTCTCCAGCAGAACATGCAACCACTGAGATTCAGGCACTTCGTCATCATCAATAAAAGCAATATATTCAACGTCTGCATCGATTTCCTGAATTGCTCGGTTGCGAGCTTGTGCTAAACCTGGCTGTGGCTCGTGGACATAGCGTAAGGGAAGGTGCTTTGAGTACTCCACGCACACGTCTTTAGCGCTCGCACTCGGGTCATTATCAACAACAAGAAATGTTACTCGCGCAGAAGCAGGCGCATTCAATTCTAGAAGTCCTTTAAGTAGTTTGACTAACATACTTGGACGGCGGAACGTGCATACACAAACGGCAACATATCTCATGCGGCAACTCTCGCTAAACGGAGGTGTGATGGGACTTGTCTCGAAACGAGCTTAGTTAGGCTCAAAACAAATAGAACGTGCAATATAGAATTACCAAGTACTATAGAGGATTCTGTGAGGTTATATAGTGCAAAGATAAAGGTGTACAGAAGTGGCCATAATACGTCGTTGTAACCCTCGCGCCAACTACGCAGACCCTCCGTTAAAGGTAAGCTCACACAGATTACAAATAACAGAACGCCAATGTATCCAAGGGCAAGCCATATATCAAGAAAGCCATTATGAGCATGAGGTACGGTCCAGCCAACCAAGCTCCATACTTCCGGTGCCCAGCCATCCTTCGCAGTCCAAAAGGCAGCATATCCATAGCCAATCCAGGGTTGTCGAAGAGCGTATTCTACAACTGCCGTCCAGAGCGGGAATCGACCTGTTAATGTTACATCACGACCGAACGCATCCAATAACAATTCATAGTTTTCGCTTAACCAAATTAAGGCGCCACCCCCACAAGAGATTAGCAGCACAAGTGTGAGGGAAAGCAACTGAAGGCGCTGCCGTAATAAGCGTAAAATGATCCACCAGAAGATTGTGGCTCCCAGTACAAATAAACCGGTTGCTGATGATGCCATACCTAACAATCCGAGGCTCAGCAACACCGCAAGCCACCAGTGCCGGGAGTTTTGAAGAGAGAGCAGGGCAAAAGTTATGGTTGAAATGACCGAGATACGTCCCAACATATTCTTATGCCAATAGATACCTCGCCACGCACTTCCCCTTCCATCAGGTGTGTGAGTTCCGAGTTCAGGTATAAATATAACGAATATTACACTAAGGATGGCGCCGAGTAGCAATGTTCGGCCTAACAAAATCAAAAAAGCAGACATACTAAAACGATCAGCAAGGTAGAGGCCGAAAATCGTTGTGCCAAGCAAAGCAAAGACACGTCTTATGGAAAGACTAGGGTCAATAGACCATGCACAAGATAGTAAGACCCAAACGAAGAGAGGCCAAAACCAACGTCCAGCATATAAAATTTTTGATATAGCGCTGCGTCTTAGTATTAGTAGTAGCGCAGTGATTACGTAAATACCCATTGAAATACCTTGTTGAAGGCTATCCCCACCGCCAGGTCCATCTGCTCCAGCGCTGTTGCGTAGGAGTGTTATGATTCCTCCCGACAAAAAGAGTAGAGACAGCATCACAAAAAGGTATTCACACGATTGCGCTAGCTTGCGCATCCGCTTCCTCCTTTGCAATAACGAGAACTGTGCTCCAAAGTGCAACCACTAGCACACCATCAGATGCTAGTGATGCCCAGGCAGCGCCAAGCCAACCGAAGCCGGGAAGCAGCCACAGGTTCAAGCAAATGTTCAAAGCCGCAACTCCTAATTGAATGCGACTTCGTGCACTTTGAAGACCCGCTCCGGTAAGGGTGTCGGCGGCAAAGTAATGCAATGCTTTAAGCAAGATCAGTGGGGCGAGCCACTGCAAGGTAGTTCCTGTTTCACGGAAGCTCTCCCCGAACACCAGTGACATCAACGGCGCAACCAGCCATAACCCCGCAGCAGTCAGTAAGCCATAGGCGGCAGTCCAGGGCACAAGCTTGACCGCCCATTGCAAACTGCCCCGGACGCCAATCTGCCCGCTCTTGAAAAAGCGGGCGTACGCGGCGAACAGCAGCGCACGAACAGGGGAGAAAGCAGCATCTACGATGCGGTACGCAGCGGCGTAAATCCCGGCGGCTTCCAGGCCAACGAAGCGCGAAAGCATGGTTTTGTCGATGTCGTTGTAGACCGACTGGGAACCCAAGCTGAGGGCGAAGTGAAAGCCTTCGCGCAGCTCTGAGCGCAGGGGCCTTGGGTCCAGCTTGCCCCACCCGAGTTCCCGGCGTACCCAGAACAGGGCGACGAGCGCGGTAATGACGGTGGTCAGCAAGTACAGGGTAGACCACGTAAGGGCGCTGGCGGTAATGGGGGCGACGAACAACAGCGCGGCAGCCACCAAGCGAATCACACTGAGGAGGGCTTGAATTTGCGCGGTGCGCGAAAGCTTCTCGACGGCCTGAAACGCTTGGCTGCTCACGTCCGCGAAGCGGGCAAATATCAAATCCGCCACCGCGACGGCCAGCACGAGCAGCAGCGGCAAGGTGGCGGGCAGAAACAGGCGGTACACGCCCAGCACG encodes:
- a CDS encoding tetratricopeptide repeat protein yields the protein MTRTLRFPWYLCVPLLLPLAFPIRGAVTDLRAWQLSRQAETRQNLALFDEALALRRQAVLARPGDARAQLALAERARGLWYFRDTETLRREADVAFGRATELSPHWPVPHYEHARMYAFKAQHARALSLLAPALDLDPNNAGYWLERARLLGALGRATEARAAYGRCLGLKWSRECERGAR
- a CDS encoding O-antigen ligase family protein, which produces MTTASRVLSPTARPARLLERAALGTALVTLLWGPLAQGSTFGWGFSGLTLLGGLTCLLTLLAVAARGRVQVAQPLWVVSALALLAWIWASVTWAPYTLEAQRWAGVWTAVLGASLSLHLLCRTRARQTAAVATLLLGGGAAVVVAVLQARGFTLPGYEALPGTPREYLTGPYFHPSHFSGYLIPVAALTSTALLCSRPSWSTPALLLLQVGVQVMNLRTDGSSIPAVILAGVLPIVVWAWTKRAWLGAALTVLALGGVGAALFVTTTPTGTALFNAHKAELGIHSQDMEGFLAVRRSIHHFGGQMWAEHPATGVGVGQFVTEFQKYRLPASDTPGSVDQAFVNYAHSDYLQMLSELGTPGLALFLLFLLTSVLRKPRGLAPLAWISALATLLLTGLYDSHLTAIPGTMLVAFALAGLPSVPVEEETPGGG
- a CDS encoding exopolysaccharide biosynthesis polyprenyl glycosylphosphotransferase, with amino-acid sequence MLLGDLGALMLALWFVTWLRVGVLHLPPHPHWDMFMLLLWPLGALSRRLLPSWGLGTPEELRLTVTLLALLFTARGLAVDLVEGGSWAELPAHLLGFLAAAVLIPLARSLTKHLLLHFKAWGLPAVVYGDATTSRMLVETLKTNPSFGYLPVGVFDDGAFSQEREILGVPVWGGRRDVTPSAPLAIVALPGLSRSELITLLEQLLRSYRRVVIVPDLFGVQSLWAQTRDLGGVLGLELSRNLSDPLARATKRALDVLAVGLTSVVWVPVCLLLGLLIWLEDRASPLFLQERVGEGERPFRTWKFRTMLPNAEEVLQRKLAEDPALREEWEAHFKLRRDPRITRIGALLRKTSLDELPQLVNVLRGEMSLVGPRPLPAYHEQKLPQLVRDLRWAARPGMTGLWQVSGRSDSGTAGMERWDAYYVRNWSVWLDLVILMRTVRVVLLGSGAY
- a CDS encoding WecB/TagA/CpsF family glycosyltransferase; the protein is MLDFGKHSVLGINVHGVDYETAVARIVRNAKLRLPLAVSALAVHGVMTGVLDPIHQRRLNGLDLVVPDGQPVRWALGWLHDVKLPDRVYGPELTLRSAEACAHEGISVYLYGSKTDVLQKFAHNLQRKYPGLRIAGMEPSKFRRINAEEKAQIVQRIHESGAGVVFVGLGCPRQEVWAYEYREALSIPVLAVGAAFDFHAGTLPQAPRWMQDRGLEWLFRLVQEPKRLWQRYIVLNPKYLCNIGLQRSRVRSFTPFMPDGYEPIESFG
- a CDS encoding NAD-dependent epimerase/dehydratase family protein — its product is MSTVIITGSAGLIGSEAVRFFASIGMNVVGLDNDMRKFFFGDEASTEWNRRRLELEIPSYRHYNVDIRDFEAIEKIYKAYGSDITLIIHTAAQPSHDWAARDPFLDFSVNANGTLNMLEATRRYAPDATFIFTSTNKVYGDTPNFLPLLELETRWEIDPSHRYWSGIAEDMTIDQSKHSLFGASKVAADVLVQEYGRYFGMHTGIFRGGCLTGPNHSGTQLHGFLAYLMKCTMTGTPYTVFGYRGKQVRDNIHSHDLIQAFYHFSQNPRIAEVYNIGGGRESNCSMLEAIQMSQEITGRDLKYTYTDDNRSGDHIWYISDLAKFEQHYPEWSITYDVPRILREMYEYNLERWAAHA
- a CDS encoding glycosyltransferase — its product is MNILMAHNFYQQPGGEDQSFGAEAGVIESNGHQVIRHTVHNEVIERIGSAQAAMFTVWNSSSARTIARLIERNKVNIAHFQNTFPLISPAAYYAAQRKGATVIQSLRNYRLICANALLFRQGQICESCVGRAVPWAGIQKACYRGSRAGSAVVGTMLSSHRLLGTYQQQVDIYIAVSEFVKQKYVQAGFNPEQIVVKPNFVTPDPGMGQGSGQYALFVGRLSEEKGVATLLRAWATVGRHLPLRIVGDGPLEPAVQEATKQSSIEWLGRKSPQEVYDLMGQASVVVVPSEWYEPFGRVVVEAFAKGTPVIATSTGGITELVEHGRTGLLYPPGDAAALVQQVEWLCNHPESLAAMRYEARREYEAKYTAERNYQMLMDIYQLAIERNKERRK
- a CDS encoding glycosyltransferase family 2 protein — encoded protein: MRYVAVCVCTFRRPSMLVKLLKGLLELNAPASARVTFLVVDNDPSASAKDVCVEYSKHLPLRYVHEPQPGLAQARNRAIQEIDADVEYIAFIDDDEVPESQWLHVLLETQRIFNADAVAGPVIAIIPQEDQAVQAIAPFFSRKRHTTGTVIKAFGAGNVLLRREVFQKVGLFDERYSRTGGEDTDFSTRCYLAGLKMIWADEAVIHEHMNNDRLTLRWLLRRAFRSGSIIARVERDLLPIFPAMPRRLANATSRITISSALLPAATIIDAALGTRYTTHALFSLARGAGMITGLLGARPLGYGVTK
- a CDS encoding O-antigen ligase family protein — its product is MRKLAQSCEYLFVMLSLLFLSGGIITLLRNSAGADGPGGGDSLQQGISMGIYVITALLLILRRSAISKILYAGRWFWPLFVWVLLSCAWSIDPSLSIRRVFALLGTTIFGLYLADRFSMSAFLILLGRTLLLGAILSVIFVIFIPELGTHTPDGRGSAWRGIYWHKNMLGRISVISTITFALLSLQNSRHWWLAVLLSLGLLGMASSATGLFVLGATIFWWIILRLLRQRLQLLSLTLVLLISCGGGALIWLSENYELLLDAFGRDVTLTGRFPLWTAVVEYALRQPWIGYGYAAFWTAKDGWAPEVWSLVGWTVPHAHNGFLDIWLALGYIGVLLFVICVSLPLTEGLRSWREGYNDVLWPLLYTFIFALYNLTESSIVLGNSILHVLFVLSLTKLVSRQVPSHLRLARVAA
- a CDS encoding flippase; protein product: MNFQHPLIKNTIWMMGGFSARTVLQALYFLLIARSLGASEYGAFVAVTALVAILAPFASWGSGNLLIKHVARRREAFSTYWGAALAMMSISGSLLTLLVLGVYRLFLPATLPLLLVLAVAVADLIFARFADVSSQAFQAVEKLSRTAQIQALLSVIRLVAAALLFVAPITASALTWSTLYLLTTVITALVALFWVRRELGWGKLDPRPLRSELREGFHFALSLGSQSVYNDIDKTMLSRFVGLEAAGIYAAAYRIVDAAFSPVRALLFAAYARFFKSGQIGVRGSLQWAVKLVPWTAAYGLLTAAGLWLVAPLMSLVFGESFRETGTTLQWLAPLILLKALHYFAADTLTGAGLQSARSRIQLGVAALNICLNLWLLPGFGWLGAAWASLASDGVLVVALWSTVLVIAKEEADAQASAIV